In the genome of Impatiens glandulifera chromosome 6, dImpGla2.1, whole genome shotgun sequence, the window ATCAAcgttcttcatcatcaacgtccttccttcatcatcaacgtCCTTCATCAACAAAACCGGAACGTCTTCAACATTCAGGTTAGACGCTACCTTGGTCGTTTTATCGCGGAAATGGATGAATGTTTAGGGTTTCGTCGTTTAGAGTCTAGGTTTTAGGTTAGGTCATGGAAGAATGGTTTTAGAGCTTGGCTGATTTGTTTATGGTGAAATATACATCTGACGAAGGTGAcgaaggcgacagtgcatctatcgtaggcgacgatgcatctgtcgcgggcgggaaatgcatctgtcgcaggcgacgatgcattttttgcctgcgacagatgcattttcctccttgcattttcctccttgcgTTTTCCTCCTTGCAATTAACACTAACTGGGCACTGGCACTGACTTCTgtgaatttttatcaatttcagATCACACATGAATGTTGGTGTTTTTCTCCTCTTTGATGGAGACTTGAAAACTGATGATGGTGGTGTTAGTTCTTTTGTCTCAAGTTCGTGTCGTGGTGTGAATGTACCCCAAAATGCTACATATGAAGAATTAGCTTCAATTGTCTATAATTCTATTGGTGTGGACAAATTAAGATATGACTTAGTGTTCAAGGTGAAGTATAATATGTTAATGATGAATTCTCCTCCTACAACAATCATTGGAGATAGCGATGTGGCGTTCTATTTACAAGAACTCTCGTCTTCACTGCCCAATCATCGCGCCCCGCTATGTGTTtctttagtagagaagtcaataCCTTCAACTCAATAAAGTGAAAGATcagaaaatgacatatttgagcagcaagatatcTTCCCAAGGCAGCGAGATGTATGTGAGCAGAGCGAtgtatttgagcagcaagatgtattcccaaggcaacaagatgtatctgagcagcaagatgtgtttgagcagcgagatatatttgagcagcaagatgtttttgagcagAGAGATGTATGTGAGGAgcaagatgtttttgagcagGAAAATGTCTTCCCAAGTCAACCAAGCACTTCCCATGTTAGGAAAACATTCAGCCATACTGAAGGAACCAAGCACTACTTTTCATATGAACCACTCGAGATCGAAACACCTACtccattaattgaaaattcattggaagtgggtacatttttttataacaaaaaagaaatacaattgaggttgcatagacatgcgatgtctaatcattttatccttaaagtggtgaagtcaacaaaaaatctttggtttgtaaaatgtatggctgagaactgcaagtggaaattgcgtgctaagaaaggaaaattctcggagatgtttgagatcagaaaatttgtaaaagaacacacatgctcaattttgacgagACAAGACAATGTGAGGAAAGCATCATCATGGGTAATTGCGGAGTGTATCAAACGTAAATACAttgaccatcaccatgaccacatgcctaaaaaaataatggaagacatgcatacaAGCTATGGGTTAACTTTGacatataataaggcttggaggtcaaGGGAAAAGgccttaatggcggtgcgaggaactgtggaGGATTCCTATGGTGAATTGCCATCCTACCTGTTCATGTTGCAGAAGAAGAACTcaggtaccataactgacatccagacggatgaggaAGGAtacttcaggtatatgttcatgtctctaggggtttcaattaggggtttcatagGATGTTGTCGTCCTGTATTGTGCATAGATGCCAGCTTCCTTAAGCACAAAGTTAGAGGTCAACTACTGGTTGCGATAGCATTGGATGCGAACGAGCAACTATATCCCGTTTTTTTTTGTGTCGTTGATtcggagaataataactcttggacatatttcatgcaacaatTAAGGTTGGCAATTGGATCAGTCCCGGATCTCGTTTTCATATCCGATAGACATCCAAGTATTACCAACGCCTTGTCCGCGGTTTTTCTAGAAGCACATCACGGTGtatgcacataccacatcaaaatgaatataatggccaaatttaaaactgataactgccatgttgagtttgatttggcttatCGCGCATACACCGAGTCCACGTTTTAgaagcattttgacaagatcaaaaCTAAAGACCCTAGGATTGCTGAATATTTGGAACAAATTGGagtggagagatggagtcgtgcatttttCCCCGGTtcgcgatacaatcaaatgacaagtaattacgctgagagttttaatagtcagtgcagagaagctaggaaatatcccataaCAACATTAGCtaactatttaagattcacaatacaagatttgttttatcattaaagagaaaaatcaaCCAACCACAACGAACATTTATCtccatattatgaaaagttattacgtgaggaAGGCGAAAATGCTAGATTCTACAGCGTTTATCCACTTAATCGATTTCAGTTCCATGTGCATGACggtgaatttgattttcatgTTGACTTcaagggtatttgatgtatccggtcttccttgtacgcatgccctAGCTGCTGCCCGTTTCTGGAAATCGGTTCCATATGAGTTGTGCGCAAGGTTAGAGAATTTATGTTATGTtcaatttatgttatgtttaatttatgttatgttCAATTTATGTTATGTTCACTGTATAATTTTTCAGGTTTTACTCAACTGAATCGTGGTGCATGGCATATGTAGAGACATGTTATCCAGTTTTTCATCATAATGAAGCTTGGGACATTCCCGAACATATCAAGAAACGAGTCTGCCTAAAACCCCCCGTGAAGATTAAGAAAGGACGACCAACAACAAAACGTAGATCATCACAAGGTGAGATTCGTAAAGAACGGAGACGGTGCGGCTCATGTGGCAGTCTAGGTCATAACAGAGCAACATGCtcagcagtgatgcctgcaccatctactgcaagacCTTCACAATCAAGTGCCCAATCTACACAACCTTCACAATCAAGTGCCCAATCTTTGGcatgaaattgtttttgtattttgatcaaactgtttttgttggttgatcaaactgtttttgtattttgatcaaactttttttgtattttaatcaaactgtttttgttttttgatCATCTGTTGTTAAGTGTTGTCATCTGATGTGGATTGTGTATTTTATTAACAGCAGGACAAAGAGAAATAGCAGGAAtacatctgtcgcagacgacagtgcatctgtcgtagACGACAttgcagacgacagtgcatctgtcgcaggcgacgatgcatctgtcgcagacgacagtgcatctgtcgcaggcgattAAGTAttattcgcctgcgacagatgcactgtcgtctgcaacagatgcatcgtcgcctgcggcagatgcactgtcgcctgcgacagatgcatttatGTTCTgtgcttaattatatatatactacattatatttatactaCATTATATAACCATTTGCATTCAAAATAATACAACTGCTAactaaattacattaaaaaataaatatggttTACATTCAAAAATACATATGGTTTACATTCAAAAATATACATAGCTAAATTATGTCCATTTTCTATGGGTCTATTATATGGTAGAATAACCTAACTGCCCATTTTTGTCTCCAAAAAACCATGTTTTCTGTTGTCACAGCTGATATATCCAATTTGGCAATAAGGTACTGCAAATACATGATTGTAAAAAGACCAAAGTCTTCACTCTTGGTGCACTTGGGGACTCTTGGGTGTGGTATTATAACATATGACATTCCTTCCAAACTGAACTTAGGATACTTGATCCTGTCAAACTTGGTCGTTCCATTTAGAATTATATATGGAATCATTTCACATAGTGGTTTCGTGAACTTGTCatactgatttttttttgataaatccCTATTCGCAGTCATAAACATTGATGCACCAATCTTGTAGTTGCACCTCACACAGGACCCAATGCTTCATATTCAGATTCATATGAAAATATACCTTATCTACAATGATCCAAGAAGTCATAAATTTTCGTTCATCACCCATGAAATATTTCATCAAGTCATCGTCAAATTCGTATGTTTGTGGATTTTTGGAGAACTTTGAATAACGTAACGACAACCTCGTAGAGACATTACAGTCACATATTGAGAAATCTATCGGTTGATAAGTCTTGGGGAAATTGGCAACCCTTTTTTTAAGAATGTAACATGCTGTATCTATCTCCTACGACAGAATCGAGAAAATGAAATAAGCACACAGAATATCAAATGAATTAAGCACAGAACATCAAATGAATTAAGCACAGAAGTGTATCTGTCGcagacagatgcactgtcgcttGCGACAGATGTCTTATTTCCTTTAAAGAAGTGGTATTTACTTTCATTATTCTGACTTAACGTTTTTTGCAGATGGATTCAACCAAATGCAAAACCAAAACGGTAATTGAGAACTTTCCTGTTACCAAGGCATATTCCTTCATGCCCCAGTACAGCTGCTGACCATTGACTAAGAAAGTTATTCCCTTCGAATTGGAACTGCTTTTCCTGATCAACATCTGGTGGATTATTGTTCCTGAGAAAATTACAGTCGGGGCTTTCAATAGATACTGAAATTGACTCTTCATAGTCCTTTCCATAAGACCAAAGTGATTAAACTTGTCCTTGGTCTTTAACAAGCAGGTGCAAGtagatttccatgaaacacgtCCAGGAAAGTTCTCAATTACCGTTTTGGTTTTGCATTTGgttggtgccatctgcaaaaaAAACATTAAGTCAGAATAATGAAAGTAAATACCACTTCTTTAAAGGAAATAAGACATCTGTCGCgggcgacggtgcatctgtcgcagacgacggtgcatctgtcgcagacgacagtgcatttGTCGCAGGCGGGAGATGCATCTTTCGCAGGCGACGATGCATCTATCGCAGGAGAATAGTATATTctgcctgcgacagatgcatcgtcgcctACGACAGATGCATCTCCCgcatgcactgtcgtctgcgaaaatgcatcgtcgccatcgacagcctgcaacagccttcgacagaagcattttaaacccaaaattattcattcaaccaataaacctaaactcatacctaaacctaaacaataaaccctaaaccattcttCCATTATAGCATGCATGGAATATAAACGATATAAAACGGGAAAACTCGGATAGAAAcgggaaaacatgaaagataAACTCACCTTCGTCGTTCTGGAGTTCTGATTCTCGTCGGAGGCTCTTATTTGTCGTCGGGGGCTCGTTGGGGGTTCGGGGGAGAGGACGTCGTCGATGTTTCAGGGGCttttcgtcgtcgtcgtcgtctttCGGCTTGATCGGTCGTCTTCGGGGGTAGGGGaagttgaaaagagagagagggagggaAAGGAGAAGGAAAGGGAAACGAcggaaaagaaaattaattttttttttttttaaataaagggcAAAAGTGaaggttaaaaatgaaaaaattagtaaaagcATGCTATATAGGGtaataaccctcttatgagtgttatttcatcaaatttcccaatatGAGGCCATTTCTTTAAATTTCCCAATATGATCAGTAGGAATATATACTTGAAGCCTTCTTCTTACTCAAATCATCTCACCAGTCTagattcttcttcttcgccCTCCCGTAGCAACTAAATTGGTAAACTCATGATCCTTCTCCTTCAGATTTCTATACGTCTTTTCATTCAAGTTGTAGTTGTTGGAGATTCACTGTAAATCTGCAGATAAGTTTATCATTCATGCTCAACATAATGGTTTATATTTGCTGCCTTGAATTTGCTACATTTCTTTGTCTTTCTCAACCTGAAatccatgaatatatatatatgtttagatGATATGAATGATACTAGGTCTATGAATCTGTAATGGATAATTTCATTTCTTTTGCGTACTGACTACAGACGGATTCTGAAAGATGGCGACGacatcaacatcaacatatATCCCGAAGAACATCCTTATTACCGGAGCAGCTGGATTCATCGCGTCTCATGTAGCCAACAGACTGATTCAAAACCATCCTAATTACAAAATTGTCGTACTCGACAAGCTCGATTACTGTTCTAATCTCAAAAACATATCACCATCTTCTCAATCATCCCCAAATTTCAAATTCGTCAAAGGAGATATCGCCAGTCCTGACCTAGTCAACTACTTACTCACCACCGAATCAATCGACACCATAATGCACTTCGCAGCTCAAACGCACGTCGATAACTCCTTCGGCAACAGCTTCGAGTTCACCAAGAACAACATTTACGGCACGCACGTCCTCCTCGAGGCCTGCAAAATCACCTCCGGTCAGATCAGACGCTTCATCCACGTCAGTACTGACGAAGTCTACGGTGAAACAGACCAAGACGCGGTTGTAGGTAACCACGAAGCCTCTCAACTCCTCCCCTCTAATCCATACTCCGCTACAAAAGCAGGGGCGGAAATGCTTGTTATGGCCTACGCTAGATCGTATGGTTTACCTGTAATCACCACTAGAGGAAACAATGTATACGGCCCGAAACAGTTTCCTGAGAAGCTCATCCCTAAATTCATCTTGTTGGCTATGAAAGGGAAATCTCTTCCGATTCACGGAGATGGTTCGAATGTGAGAAGCTTTTTATACTGTGAAGATGTGGCGGAAGCGTTTGAGGTGATTCTTCATAAGGGTGAAGTTGGTCATGTTTATAACGTGGGTACGAAGAAGGAAAGACGGGTGATTGATGTTGCTAGAGATATCTGTAAGCTGTTTAACATGGATCCAGAAACGAGCATCGAGTTTGTTGATAACAGAGCGTTTAATGACCAGAGGTAGTATAGTATACTGTATATTTATATGTCCATTCTCTTCTCGTTTCATTGCTGCTTCAACTCAATGTATTGCTTCCTGTTTCACAGGTATTTTCTGGACGATCAGAAACTGAATTACTTAGGGTGGTCGGAGAGGATGGGTTGGGAAGAGGGTTTGAAGAAGACAATGGAATGGTATATCGATAACCCCGATTGGTGGGGAGATGTTTCGGGTGCTTTACTTCCTCATCCGAGGATGCTTATGATGTCAGGCGGGATGGAAAGGCATCTGGACGGGCCTGAGACTTGCAGCCACGATCCTTATCAGTTTCGCCAGACCTGTAAGGTGGCTGTTCCGGTTTCTAAAAGAAACAAGTTCTTGATCTATGGTAGGACTGGATGGATCGGCGGATTGCTTGGGAAGTTATGTGAGAAGGAAGGTATTCAATTCGAGTATGGCAAAGGACGGTTGGAGGATCGATCACAGGTTTTGGAAGATATTCGAGATGTTAAGCCTACACATGTCTTCAATGCGGCTGGTGTGACTGGTAGAACGAATTATGAGACTATAAGAACAAATGTGGCTGGGACTTTGAATTTAGCATATGCATGTAGAGAGAATGGTCTTCTAATGATGAATTTCGAAACTGGTTGCATTTTCGAGTATGATGTTGGCCATTCTGAAGGTTATCGTATCGGGTTCAACGAGGAGGACAAAGCCAAATttacaagtttattttattcaaagacCAATGCCATggtaattaaaattgtttttgttttagcATCGATTGGGATTTGGGTAAATCCAATATTTGTTCATCCTATCCTACATGATGgcttattttgaattttgattgtGACTAGGTTGAGAATCAACTGAAAGAGTACGATAATGTCTGCACTCTTCGTATCGCTATGCCAATATCATCTGATCTAAGCAATCCCAGCAACTTGATAACCAAGATATCAAGATATAATAAGGTGGTTAACATTCCAAACAGCATGACAATCTTGGACGAGCTtctaccaatctcaatcgagATAGCGAAGAGAAATCTAAGAGGCATTTGGAACATTACAAACCCGGGAGTTGTGAGCCAGAACGAGATTCTTGAGATGTACAAGAAATATATAGATCCTGAATTCAAGTGGAATAACTTTACATTTGAAGAACAAGCCAAGGTAATAGTAATCCCTCAAAGTAATATTGAGATGTGTGCATCTAAATTGAAGAAGGAATTCCCGGAGTTACTATCGATAAAGGAGTCGTTGATCAAGTTCGTGTTTGAACCCAACAGGAGAATCGTTGCAGCTTGATTGTTGCTGCAAAGAAGTGAAAGTTTAGGTATATTTTGAATATACATTTAAAGGCTGAAAATTGGATTTAATCATGAAGTATGTTAGGAAAATAGTTACCAGTAGATGAAtgtttcttttcaaatttcatGTTCATTTGTTTCACAAACATTTTGCTTCTTTTTAATATCGAAAAAAGAGAACTATTACCTTGATTTCTCATAAACTTTGCTTAGAGTTCTTGCCCATCTTTGGATAAGCATTTAATTCACAATTCTCTTGGTAGTAGATAGCTTGATCAAGAGATAGCAAGAATTGCAGAAATGGTGGGATTCGGAAAGGAAGAACTAAGTAAAGTAGTAATCAATTCTGGAATATAAAACTAAgtcatacatatatcattttttttgttacatCAAATgtctatttaaaacttaaacttgatattttcatttgagtatgaaattttaattatattatatgaatttgaattatcataattttatttatttaagattttatctTAAATGACAAGAGAAAGACAaggattatttttttacttgttATTCTTTTGAAGATTTACACCTTCtaaactatttaatatttaattttatagaatttCGAAACGACGTAACTTTGTATACAATATAAGGGtacaagtaaaataaaaaaaaaattaaaccgaACTGATCAAAACCGaccgaaataattataaaccgATCGAGCTGAGTTCTGACTGGGTTCATAATTTCATGTTTTGACCCTAACCGGTTCGGTTGACggtttatataataaaaattcacGGTTTAACTGACCAACCGTTTATAGATCCGTTTATAGATGtgttttgatgtattttataaatgtatatctTTTATCCTAGTGATAAATGATGaacctaatattttttttattcaggaTTTGAATCTTGAAACAAATatctattattttgtatatttaatgtttttttttctttttttaactcattttaatttaattaattctaatatatatatttttaagttaaataataattatttttatttaatttattaaaattttattataaaactcaACTAcctttttattctttattttattagggaaatttgatgaaatggcccccataacaggggaaatctCATAAAAGGCCCGCGCCtgctaatgttggcaaaaagagccattttgccctgcgaaatgtcagaaataccccttcggcgccagATTTTACGCTCATTGACGCGAATTACTATttacgcgatttagattaaatcgcgtgatttcattcacgcgttttagatgaaacgcgtgaatgacaATTCGCGTTTTTCAATTAACGAGAATTCTCATCCACGcgttgatgaactcacgcgttttagatgaaacgcgtggatgGGAATTTGCatctttagtcttatatataatttttcggccctaatttaaaacaaaacctcctcgattctccctcccaccccGACTAcggccgactttccattccTACTTCCTTCAACATCCATCATGATCATCgtcctcaacatcatcgtttctcaacatcatcgttcctcaacatcatcgggatccttccaacatcatcgtttttcaacatcatcaggtcagtttagggcttaaggtttaggtttaggtttcgatttatattataccgtttatattcatggatatggatgtatttaggtttagggtttggttttgatgtattttatgtcgtttcctatatatatattgatgtatttaggtttagggttaggttttgatgtatattatatcgtttatattcatggatattggtgtatttagggtttaaggtttggttttgatgtatattatgctgtttcctatgtatatcgaagtatttgggtttagggttaggtttcgatgtatattctgccatttatattcatggatattgttgtatttagggtttaaggtttggttttgatgtatattatgtcgtttcctatatatactgattgattgttggttttcctatatatactgattgattgttggttttcaattacatgaatattgtatggttagctattgatgtatattctgTTGTTTATATTAatggatattgtagtatttagatcCGGAGCTGCCGTtgtggttttctcagttcgttaaacaaaatggtatgtaataaaatggttgttatattgaattgaaatgttcatatttatgtatttaataacaaaactcttttttttataatatgcaggcaacaaacactgttatgaccttatgtcccaatcaattatcacctgaaaataatgtatgttctattctctctactatgtccatattaactagttttgaatgtaataaccattatattattgttttacacagttgttgatagttgaatttgctcgcacttttggtgcaagggtgtctccgaagtggagagaagatgtaacccatgttattgcttacactgatcccaatggtgcatgcggccgaactcaaaaagtattgaagacaattctgaacgggaaatgggtccttactattgattgtgagtctTTGTTAACACGATTTgtttcatacatatgtctgttaaattaatataaaaattgttttgtgtagggataaaatcatcattgaaaacccaaaactgtgttgatgaggaaccttatgaggttaaacatgataatcatggagcccaaggtggtctaagaaaaggcagacttctgttgttgaataatgtgagtttggtcTTATTCCTCTTATctgtacttttattattttgcttgataactgaaattattttctttgtttgttttttagcgttcgaaactgttcgacggttacatttttatatttatagggaatttcaacacactttacaaataggatctcattgagttaatagttgctggaggtggtagtattaaagaatcggataatctagattatccatttgctgagccaagggatgcgaaaactataatagtatatttcGAGATATACAGCAGGTGTCGACCAATTGAaaaggattttgatgttcttcCCGACAATTGGCTTTATGAGACAGCGGCTGCTATGTCTTGgatattggatgaacatgttgttcctcatacaaagttgcttcaatctgttgcttcttgtgatttgcagcatttgcttacttaatttggagttgtttagacttattgttcttttatttatggtttatttatgatatttatggtttataacaatacttaatttggatatttatgatttatggtggtttatattactgaatattcttctatttatggtttattacttttgttaacAATATCATAACTTATGCTTATTTAGAACAATCCAAcataactcacgcgtattgtttATAATCACGCATATTCGCATTCTTTgtttacaacataactcaaacaacaaggaacaatgttgttattcacgcgtttgatctaaaacgcgtgaataaactcacgcattttagatgaaatgcattcacgcgtttcatctaaaatgcgtgagtttattcacgcgttttagatgaaacgcgtgaatttaaattctcgtctttcatcgtatataatatttttgtgccctaatttataacaaaaccacgaatcactaatttccccttctctcttctctcgctttcgccactccgactcgaccctcccctgaagaactcgaccacgagcagcagcagctgacgactacgacgacaccacgagaccctcccctgaagaactcgactacgagcagcagcagctgacccactactcttcgttctcaaaatgggtatgtttattttatggtttttagtgattatgaacactagGTTAGTTAAATTATAGTTTAGCTAGGTTGTATTCGAATGAATGGGAATCAATACTATGTTGTTATTAtagtattaaggtttagggtttgcttGCTGGCATAGTGTAGCTGATTCACGCTCACGCGAATTAAGCTT includes:
- the LOC124943619 gene encoding trifunctional UDP-glucose 4,6-dehydratase/UDP-4-keto-6-deoxy-D-glucose 3,5-epimerase/UDP-4-keto-L-rhamnose-reductase RHM1-like, coding for MATTSTSTYIPKNILITGAAGFIASHVANRLIQNHPNYKIVVLDKLDYCSNLKNISPSSQSSPNFKFVKGDIASPDLVNYLLTTESIDTIMHFAAQTHVDNSFGNSFEFTKNNIYGTHVLLEACKITSGQIRRFIHVSTDEVYGETDQDAVVGNHEASQLLPSNPYSATKAGAEMLVMAYARSYGLPVITTRGNNVYGPKQFPEKLIPKFILLAMKGKSLPIHGDGSNVRSFLYCEDVAEAFEVILHKGEVGHVYNVGTKKERRVIDVARDICKLFNMDPETSIEFVDNRAFNDQRYFLDDQKLNYLGWSERMGWEEGLKKTMEWYIDNPDWWGDVSGALLPHPRMLMMSGGMERHLDGPETCSHDPYQFRQTCKVAVPVSKRNKFLIYGRTGWIGGLLGKLCEKEGIQFEYGKGRLEDRSQVLEDIRDVKPTHVFNAAGVTGRTNYETIRTNVAGTLNLAYACRENGLLMMNFETGCIFEYDVGHSEGYRIGFNEEDKAKFTSLFYSKTNAMVENQLKEYDNVCTLRIAMPISSDLSNPSNLITKISRYNKVVNIPNSMTILDELLPISIEIAKRNLRGIWNITNPGVVSQNEILEMYKKYIDPEFKWNNFTFEEQAKVIVIPQSNIEMCASKLKKEFPELLSIKESLIKFVFEPNRRIVAA